Proteins found in one Ctenopharyngodon idella isolate HZGC_01 chromosome 16, HZGC01, whole genome shotgun sequence genomic segment:
- the ccr2 gene encoding C-C chemokine receptor type 2 yields the protein MTEDTGTVAENFDEYYNQDGSGTPCNNGNTKAFSEVFLPTLYSIVFILGFIGNSLVVWVLIRYRQKSNMTDVCLFNLALSDLIFLVSLPFWAHGAIDEWIFGKFMCHTITGLFMIGLYGSIFFMVLMTLDRYVVIVHAHSIFSRNRSSKMGLILASFIWILSLLASLPNIIFAKVDNETSFKTSCGSDFPEGTAWMSFTYLQMNFLSLIIPLIIMSFCYSRIIPTLLSIKSQKRHKVIRLILAVVAVYFLFWTPYNIVMFLMFLQRKGYLFSCELHSNLSLAMQWVETIALSHCCLNPIIYAFAGQKFRRAVLKVLKEQFPLCFSQCTNFSRQLSERRSSVFSRTSEYSSTQIA from the exons ATGACAGAGGACACAGGGACTGTGGCTG AAAACTTTGATGAATACTATAACCAAGACGGTTCCGGAACACCATGCAATAATGGCAACACAAAGGCCTTCAGTGAGGTTTTCCTCCCCACCCTGTACAGCATAGTTTTCATTCTTGGCTTCATTGGAAACAGCCTGGTAGTGTGGGTCCTGATCAGATACCGTCAAAAATCCAATATGACAGATGTGTGCCTCTTCAACCTAGCTCTATCGGACCTAATCTTTCTTGTGTCACTCCCTTTTTGGGCTCATGGTGCCATAGATGAGTGGATTTTCGGCAAATTCATGTGTCATACCATAACAGGTCTCTTCATGATAGGTCTCTATGGCAGCATCTTCTTCATGGTCCTTATGACACTGGATCGCTATGTCGTCATCGTCCATGCCCACAGTATCTTTTCCAGAAATCGGTCTTCAAAAATGGGTTTGATTCTCGCCTCATTTATATGGATACTCAGTCTGCTTGCATCCCTCCCTAATATTATTTTTGCCAAAGTGGATAATGAGACAAGCTTCAAAACATCCTGTGGATCAGATTTTCCTGAAGGTACAGCCTGGATGTCATTTACTTACCTTCAGATGAACTTCCTGAGCTTGATTATCCCTCTGATTATTATGAGCTTTTGCTATTCCCGGATCATCCCCACTCTGCTCagcataaaatcacaaaaaaggCACAAAGTCATCAGACTCATCCTGGCTGTGGTGGCAGTTTATTTCCTCTTCTGGACTCCATACAACATTGTCATGTTTCTCATGTTCCTGCAGAGGAAAGGTTACTTGTTTTCTTGCGAATTGCATAGTAATTTGAGCCTTGCCATGCAGTGGGTGGAAACTATCGCCTTAAGCCACTGTTGCCTCAACCCTATCATCTATGCCTTTGCCGGACAGAAGTTCAGAAGAGCAGTTCTTAAAGTcctaaaagagcagtttccatTGTGCTTCAGCCAATGTACAAATTTCTCTCGACAGTTATCTGAACGCAGAAGCTCAGTCTTCTCCAGAACTTCTGAATATTCCTCCACACAAATTGCATAG